The DNA sequence ATGTGTTTTTAAAACAGGTTTATAACAACTTAATGTCATATGCACGCCACATCCAATATCTTTATTTTCTTTCAACAGATCTAGCGCTTGTTCAAATCCAGGCATACCTGTCATTATAGTACAAGATTTTACAACTCCATTTTTATGTGCAGATATTATCCCTTGATTTACTCCTTCACAATATCCGAAATCATCAGCATTTATTATTAATTTAGTCATTTAAATCACCTACCTTTAATTCATCTATCTTACTTTTGAATTGAGGTAAATATTCTTCATGTGCAATTAACATTTCATTCATTATTATTTCAGCCAATTCATCACTAGTTACAAGTGGATTTATAGAAAGAGCTTGTATAGATGTATCATAATCACCAAGTACAGCTGCTTTCGCTGTTAAAATCTCAAATGATTTTATTTGATTTAAAAGTCCAACTGTTCCAATTGGCATTTCTCCTATAGTTAAAGGTATCGGGCCTTCTTTAGTTATTACAGAACTTACTTCTACTGCATTATTATAACCTATATTTTTTATAGCACCTTTATTAAGTGTATTTACAACTTGTATATCTTTTTTATCATTGTATATAGAGTTTATTAAATTACATGCAGCATCACTATAATATGCTCCTCCTCTTTTTTCTAATTGAGGTGGCTTTATATCTAAATTTTCATCTTTATATAACTCAAATAAATCATTTTCTAAAACTTTCACAACCTCTGCTCTTGTTTGACCCTTTTCAAATTCTTTTAACTCATGTTCTAACATATCTTTTGTTTTATAATAATATCTATGATATGGGCAAGGTATAGCCCCTAAAGATTTAATAAATCTAGGATTAAATGGAGCAGTTGATTTTATATTTCTCATACTCATTTCTGAGTGTGCAAATTTTTCTATTGCTTCTTCAGTAATATCTATTCCGTCAAGACATACTTTTAATCCATAAACCATGTGATTTAATCCGGCAAAAGTAACTTCAATTTTTTCCTTATCAACTTCTAATGCTTCTGCTACCCCTGCTTTTACACCTATTGGTACATTACAAAGTCCAATAAATCTTTTGAAACTAGTATGATTAAATACCATTTCAGTTATAATTCCAGCTGGATTTGTAAAGTTTATTAACCAAGCATTAGGACATAACTCCTCAATATCTTTTATTATATCTAATATAACAGGTACTGTTCTTAATGCCTTAAAAAATCCTCCTGGTCCATTAGTTTCTTGACCTATAATACCATGTGATAAAGGTATTCTCTCATCTTTTATTCTTGCATCTAATAATCCTACTCTCAGCTGAGTAGTTACAAAATCTGCATCAACTAAAGCTTTCCTTCTATCTAATGTTGTATGTATTTCAAGATTTACACCTGATTTCTCAACCATTCTTCTAGCTAAATTCCCCACTATATCTAGCTTTTCTTTTCCTTCTTCAATATCTACTAACCATAACTCCCTTACCGGCAGCTCCTTATGTCTTTTTATAAAACCTTCAATAAGCTCCGGTGTATAGCTAGACCCTCCACCAATTGTAACTATTTTAAGTCCTTTTTCCATTTCATCCATAGGTATATTAATATACCTTCCCCCTCTCCCTAACTTTAGAAAAACGTTTACATACTAAAAATATCATTTTTCGTCATAAAAATCAATATATTTTTTAAATTTTATTTTTAATTTTATTTTATATTTCATTTATTAAATTTAATTTTCTCTTAAATTAAATAAAGCATTAGACTAAATTTAATTTAATCTAATGCTTTATTTACTTAATTTTATAAATAATTATAATTTATATCTAACTATATATCTTAACCTATAACATAGTCTTTTTCACTAACTCCATATTTCTCATATAAAATTTTTGGATTTTCTATGATTTTACTTTTATTTACTCTGGTCAATTTCTTTAATAAGCATTCTAACTTCATAGCTTCACTCTTGCTTTTACTAATCCAATAAATTTCAAGTTGCTTTATTCCTCTAGCTCTTGTATATTTAGAGTTTATTCCTTTTTCATGTTCTTTTATTCTTCTTTTAATATCTGTTGTATATCCTATATAATAAGTATCATCTTTACACCTTAATATATATGTATAAAACATATCAGCCTCCATAAAATCTATTTATTTTGTCTATAAAAAATTAGACAGCTAAAAGCTGTCCATAATTTTAGTATCCAACATAATATAAATATAACCCTTTTGACGGAGCTGTATCTGATGCATGGCTTCTATCTTTTAGCTCTAACATTTTTTTTATATCTTCTGGAGATTTTTTATGTAAACCTACATCTACAAGTGCACCTACTATAATCCTAACCATATTATATAAAAATCCATTTCCCTCAACAAAAATTTCAACTAATTCTTTATTCTTTTTTATATCTATACTATATATATTTCTAATATTGGATTTTTTCTTTGACTTTGATGATGCAAAGCTTGTAAAGTCATGTTCTCCTATTAAATATTTACTAGCTTCTCTCATCATTTCAATATCTAAAGAGTTTTCTATGTGATTGGCATATTTTCTTAAAAATACATCATGATGCTTTTCATTATATATTTTATATAAATATACCTTCTTTTTTGCATTGTATCTAGAGTGGAACCTTAAATCTACATCTTCAACTTTTTTAACTACAATATCTTCAGGTAAATATCTATATAAATAATCATTAATTTTATCTACTGATAACTTAGAATCTGTCTTGAAATTAGCAATTTGGTTGTATGCGTGTACTCCCATATCAGTTCTTCCAGAGCCAATTATTTCTATTTTTTCATCAGTCATTTTACTAAGTACTGATTCTATCTTGCCTTGAATTGTATTTTCATTATCTTTAAGTCTTTGAAATCCTTTATACCTTGATCCATCATACTGTATCGTTAATTTAATATTTCTCATTTTAATCCTCTTTCTATACTGACTCTAATAAAGTGTTTTTAAGCGAAAAAGTTATACATGTGCCTTCGCCTTTTTTACTTTCTATTTTCATTTCTCCACCATGTAATTTTATAATCTCATGGCTTATAGCAAGTCCTAGTCCACTACCCGCTTTATTATAATTTTCTTGGAAAAATTTATCTAAAACTTTTTCTAAGTTATGTTCTTCTATACCTTCTCCATTATCTATTACCTTTATAGTCGTATATTCAAAATCTTGTGATACAACTACTTTTACATAACCTTCTTCATCTGTAAATTTTAATGAATTTTGAACGAGGTTTATCAAAACCTGTCTTAGTCTATTTTTATCTCCTTGTATCATTTGAATATCATCCATTATAAAGTCACAACTTAAGTTAATATTTTTTTCATTAGCTTTTACCTTTAACTGATTTACAACTCCAACAACTAATGACTCTACATCTACCATATCAATTTGAAGCTTTATCCTATCTGATGATAACCTTGAGAAATCTAGAAGTTCTTCAACAAGTTTTATGAGTCTTTCCGTTTCATCTTGTATTATCCCTAATCCTAAGTCTAATTCTTCTTTTCCAATTCCTTCATACCCCAGTGTTTCACTCCATCCTTTTATTGAAGTTAATGGAGTTCTTAACTCATGTGATACTGAGGATATAAACTCATCCTTTAGCTTCTCACTTTTGTCAATTTCTCTAGCCATATGCTCAAAAGTTTCTGCTAATTCACCAATCTCATCATCTATTATAGCTCTTGGCTTTAGCTTTATATTGTAGTTACCATGTGCTAATTCATTAGCAAATTTTTTAAGTTCACTTAATGGATCTATCAAAGTATAAGCAAACTTTAAACTTATAGAAATAGCTATTAGTAGTATGAAAATTCCAGCTAATATAAGACCTAAAATTATCTTAAATATAGTTGTGTCTATAGCATCCAGAGAAACAGTGTATCTTACAACTCCCTCTATTTGATTATTTAACTTTAGGGGGACAGATATACTCATAACATGTTCGCCATTTTTTGCTTTATACTTACTTGTTGTTTTTTTATCCTTTAAAGCTTGATCAACATCTTCATAATGAGCTTTTTCATCACTTCTAAATCCATACTGGTCTATAATTATATTTTTATCTTTATTTATTATCTCAACTGCCATGTGTGGATTTGTGTTTATATCTCTTTTTTCAAAAATATTATTTATCTTTTGTTCAAAAGAACTATCTCCCATATATCCACTATAAATATTTTGAGTACTGTTTGCTTGGTGTTCTAAAGTCTGTCTAACAGAATCATAGTAATAATTTTGTGCATAGAATATGAATAACCCTTCAAATAAAGTTACAGTAATTATTATTATTATAAAATAATTTTTTATTATCTTTTTTCTAAGACCTTCGAAGTGTATCACTATTCATTTTCCTTTCTCCAACAATATCCATAGCCCCAAACTGTTTGTATAAATTTAGGTTTAGATGCATCATCTTCTATCTTATTTCTTATTCTTCTTATATTTACGTCTACTATTTTAAAATCATATAAATAGTTAGTTCCCCAAACTTCATCAAGTATTTGATCTCTACTCAATGATTGTTTTTCATTAGTTATTAAGAACTTAACTATGGAAAATTCTGTTGGTGTTAACTCAATTTCAGAACTGTTTTTAAATAGTTTCCTTTTTTCTAAATCTAATATGAATGGTCCACTTTCTATTACACTCTTGTTTTTACTGTTTACTTCTCTATTTATTCTTCTAGATAAAGCACTTACTCTCATTAATAATTCTTTTATACTAAAAGGTTTAACTATGTAATCATCAGCTCCAGAGATAAATCCTTCTATTTTATCTTCTTCTTGAGATTTTGCAGTAAGCATTATTATACCAACTGAATCAAAATTATTTCTTATATATTTGCAAACTTCAATCCCACTCATATCAGGAAGCATAACATCTAGTAGTGCTATAGATATGTTTTTTTCACTAGATATTTTATCTATAGCTTCTTGTCCAGTTCCAGCTTCTATAACTTCATAACCTTCTCTTTTTAGGTTTATGCTTACAAAGCTTCTAATACCTATTTCATCCTCTAAAACTAATATTTTTTCCTTCATTATTCTTCCTCCCTCAAAACTAATATATAAGCGAAAAATTTTCTTTAATTGCATCTTTTGATATATTTAAATCTTTTAAAACTTTAGGGCTGTTTTCTACTAAAACATACATTTCAGAGTCATTTTCTTTTAAGATAGTTCCTCCGTTACTAGTATTTTGATTTTTACTCTCATCTATTTTATTTTTAGAAATTTTAGTAATTGTAAATAATTTTATTGGCTCTGATTGATGTATATCATAATACATAAATTCAGATTTACCTTCACTGAAATTTTCATCAATATAAATTTTATTAGCTACGTTATTTGGTAAGCTTAACCTAAAATTATTTTGATAGTTATAATATATTTGACTTACAAAAACTAAATTTGATGATTCCTTTGTTTTTCCATTCCATATATTCCAACTGATGTTTAGTGAAGATTTCTGGTTATATCCTCTTGAATTACCATTTATCATCGGTATTTCCGCTATCCCATCATTATTTATATCTTCAACAGGAATGTAATAAGGTTTTGTTACTTTTATATTTTTCTCATCAAAGGCTTTCTTTAAATTATCATTTTCTAAATATAAAATTTGTGTTATATATGAATCATTTTCTGTAAATGATTTAGTATCAACAATAATTCCTTTTTTATCTTTACTTACTTTTTTAATATCTAAATATGCGCTATCTAAGTTTTTAACATCATTAAAAACCG is a window from the Paraclostridium sordellii genome containing:
- a CDS encoding sensor histidine kinase, with amino-acid sequence MIHFEGLRKKIIKNYFIIIIITVTLFEGLFIFYAQNYYYDSVRQTLEHQANSTQNIYSGYMGDSSFEQKINNIFEKRDINTNPHMAVEIINKDKNIIIDQYGFRSDEKAHYEDVDQALKDKKTTSKYKAKNGEHVMSISVPLKLNNQIEGVVRYTVSLDAIDTTIFKIILGLILAGIFILLIAISISLKFAYTLIDPLSELKKFANELAHGNYNIKLKPRAIIDDEIGELAETFEHMAREIDKSEKLKDEFISSVSHELRTPLTSIKGWSETLGYEGIGKEELDLGLGIIQDETERLIKLVEELLDFSRLSSDRIKLQIDMVDVESLVVGVVNQLKVKANEKNINLSCDFIMDDIQMIQGDKNRLRQVLINLVQNSLKFTDEEGYVKVVVSQDFEYTTIKVIDNGEGIEEHNLEKVLDKFFQENYNKAGSGLGLAISHEIIKLHGGEMKIESKKGEGTCITFSLKNTLLESV
- the walR gene encoding cell wall metabolism DNA-binding response regulator WalR → MKEKILVLEDEIGIRSFVSINLKREGYEVIEAGTGQEAIDKISSEKNISIALLDVMLPDMSGIEVCKYIRNNFDSVGIIMLTAKSQEEDKIEGFISGADDYIVKPFSIKELLMRVSALSRRINREVNSKNKSVIESGPFILDLEKRKLFKNSSEIELTPTEFSIVKFLITNEKQSLSRDQILDEVWGTNYLYDFKIVDVNIRRIRNKIEDDASKPKFIQTVWGYGYCWRKENE
- the truA gene encoding tRNA pseudouridine(38-40) synthase TruA; the encoded protein is MRNIKLTIQYDGSRYKGFQRLKDNENTIQGKIESVLSKMTDEKIEIIGSGRTDMGVHAYNQIANFKTDSKLSVDKINDYLYRYLPEDIVVKKVEDVDLRFHSRYNAKKKVYLYKIYNEKHHDVFLRKYANHIENSLDIEMMREASKYLIGEHDFTSFASSKSKKKSNIRNIYSIDIKKNKELVEIFVEGNGFLYNMVRIIVGALVDVGLHKKSPEDIKKMLELKDRSHASDTAPSKGLYLYYVGY
- a CDS encoding 6-phospho-beta-glucosidase, translated to MEKGLKIVTIGGGSSYTPELIEGFIKRHKELPVRELWLVDIEEGKEKLDIVGNLARRMVEKSGVNLEIHTTLDRRKALVDADFVTTQLRVGLLDARIKDERIPLSHGIIGQETNGPGGFFKALRTVPVILDIIKDIEELCPNAWLINFTNPAGIITEMVFNHTSFKRFIGLCNVPIGVKAGVAEALEVDKEKIEVTFAGLNHMVYGLKVCLDGIDITEEAIEKFAHSEMSMRNIKSTAPFNPRFIKSLGAIPCPYHRYYYKTKDMLEHELKEFEKGQTRAEVVKVLENDLFELYKDENLDIKPPQLEKRGGAYYSDAACNLINSIYNDKKDIQVVNTLNKGAIKNIGYNNAVEVSSVITKEGPIPLTIGEMPIGTVGLLNQIKSFEILTAKAAVLGDYDTSIQALSINPLVTSDELAEIIMNEMLIAHEEYLPQFKSKIDELKVGDLND
- a CDS encoding FG-GAP repeat domain-containing protein, whose translation is MKLFKLIVIVLCTGFLNVGCTSTESPEQLIKKPIHNEQEANLYKSINATLGKGSSILLPKNSSEVATINTVDLDNNGSDEIVVFQKQENFNEVNNKVGFSVLLNNGKNIIDSHLVDGDSIEYANFFDLDNDGYKEIILLSKKDNKTIMEVYKFKENKIIRLTKFDPSWIENKDDFTEMKVKIKNLDNDGKLDIIIANFNPKTHVMTVSLAYFDQYVKLRDFSVFNDVKNLDSAYLDIKKVSKDKKGIIVDTKSFTENDSYITQILYLENDNLKKAFDEKNIKVTKPYYIPVEDINNDGIAEIPMINGNSRGYNQKSSLNISWNIWNGKTKESSNLVFVSQIYYNYQNNFRLSLPNNVANKIYIDENFSEGKSEFMYYDIHQSEPIKLFTITKISKNKIDESKNQNTSNGGTILKENDSEMYVLVENSPKVLKDLNISKDAIKENFSLIY
- a CDS encoding GIY-YIG nuclease family protein, giving the protein MFYTYILRCKDDTYYIGYTTDIKRRIKEHEKGINSKYTRARGIKQLEIYWISKSKSEAMKLECLLKKLTRVNKSKIIENPKILYEKYGVSEKDYVIG